One window from the genome of Amaranthus tricolor cultivar Red isolate AtriRed21 chromosome 9, ASM2621246v1, whole genome shotgun sequence encodes:
- the LOC130823735 gene encoding uncharacterized protein At2g33490-like has product MKSSFGKLKRLAFPKSDGRERKEFQHPLKLDHLALASQEMEAMRDCYDSLLSVAAATVNSAYEFSESLREMGSCLQEKAELYKDDESKKVFMMLGKVEFELQKLLDHYRSHISLTITKPSESLLIELQTVQEMKQQCDEKRSVYEYMISQQKEKGRSKSGKGEGISTEQLQQAHTEYEEEATLCLFRLKSLKQGQARSLLTQAARHHTAQLNFFRKGLKSLELVDPHVKLITEKQHIDYQFSLDDGGDGEDEGEYSYESNDNGELSFDYRPHKVETEAAATSRNSMEMDQEQSFVKASNVDNTEFNWEKVHVDSQMLESEPRGSSYSHSAPIIPEKKFDPAVRVKQMRPSLSQKFHTYVLPTPSDAKSSSSSRTSSAPRTRPTAASAHNIWHSSPLETKMNKRNSKEDNQSSTFYKAHPLIDPRDTNQENQASSLLPPLADGIGFQQRDSFDTYDHKKLKRQSFSGPLSSNSRSAKQGVSISGPISSKIPLRASGPTFQASLPQPSSPKRHSPPSVSPPKISELHELPRPPTVVSSKPSTYSASSGFSAPLGSKNSEVPADNKGVSTTTNTASPLPTPPLTVPRSFSIPSSHYRAKALGVTKLETTQLNENYAASPPLTPISLAHANAVITSPRASTLSGT; this is encoded by the exons ATGAAGTCTTCGTTTGGAAAATTGAAGAGATTGGCATTTCCGAAGAGTGATGGAAGAGAACGGAAAGAGTTTCAACATCCTTTGAAACTCGATCATCTTGCTCTCGCTTCTCag GAGATGGAGGCCATGAGAGACTGCTACGATAGTTTGCTATCAGTGGCGGCAGCCACCGTAAATAGTGCTTATG AGTTCTCTGAATCTCTTCGCGAAATGGGTAGTTGTCTACAAGAGAAAGCAGAATTATACAAGGATGATGAGAGTA AAAAGGTCTTCATGATGTTGGGGAAGGTTGAATTCGAACTTCAGAAGCTCCTTGACCATTAT CGCTCTCATATATCCCTGACAATTACCAAGCCATCAGAGTCGCTTCTTATTGAACTTCAGACTGTTCAG GAGATGAAACAACAATGTGATGAGAAAAG AAGCGTGTACGAATACATGATTTCCCAACAGAAGGAAAAAGGTCGGTCAAAAAGTGGAAAAGGAGAAGGGATTTCTACAGAGCAGTTGCAACAAGCTCATACTGAATATGAAGAAGAAGCCACACTATGCCTGTTCCGGTTGAAGTCTCTAAAGCAAGGACAGGCCCGTAGCCTCCTTACGCAGGCAGCGCGTCATCATACAGCCCAG TTGaacttcttcagaaaaggactTAAGTCACTTGAGTTAGTTGACCCACATGTGAAGCTGATTACAGAGAAGCAACATATAGATTACCAATTTAGTCTTGATGATGGTGGAGATGGGGAAGATGAGGGAGAATATAGTTACGAGTCTAATGATAATGGGGAATTAAGTTTTGATTATCGGCCACATAAGGTGGAAACCGAAGCTGCTGCAACATCAAGGAATTCCATGGAG ATGGATCAAGAACAATCATTTGTTAAAGCCTCAAACGTGGATAATACAGAG TTCAATTGGGAGAAAGTCCATGTTGATTCTCAGATGCTAGAAAGTGAACCTAGGGGCAGCAGTTATAGCCACTCTGCTCCTATTATTCCTGAGAAGAAATTTGATCCTGCAGTGAGAGTAAAACAAATGCGCCCAAGCCTTTCACAAAAGTTCCACACCTATGTGTTGCCTACCCCTTCTGATGCAAAGAGTTCAAGTTCCTCAAGAACAAGTTCAGCTCCGCGTACAAGGCCAACTGCAGCCTCTGCACACAATATTTGGCATTCATCTCCTTTggagaccaaaatgaataagaGAAATTCAAAAGAGGATAATCAATCATCAACTTTCTACAAAGCACATCCACTAATTGATCCGAGAGATACCAACCAAGAGAACCAAGCCTCCTCACTTCTACCTCCTTTGGCTGATGGAATAGGATTTCAACAAAGGGACTCATTTGATACATATGATCATAAGAAACTAAAAAGACAATCATTTTCTGGTCCGTTAAGTAGTAACTCGCGTTCTGCAAAACAGGGTGTTTCTATAAGTGGGCCCATTTCTTCAAAGATTCCCTTGCGAGCCTCTGGCCCCACATTTCAGGCTTCACTGCCTCAACCATCGTCTCCAAAACGTCACTCTCCTCCATCTGTATCTCCACCGAAGATAAGTGAGTTGCATGAACTTCCTAGGCCTCCTACTGTAGTATCTAGCAAACCTTCTACGTATTCTGCTTCTAGTGGTTTTTCAGCTCCTTTGGGATCAAAAAACTCTGAAGTTCCAGCAGATAATAAAGGCGTGTCTACGACCACCAACACAGCATCTCCCTTGCCAACTCCCCCGTTGACTGTTCCACGAAGCTTCTCCATTCCATCTAGCCACTATAGAGCAAAGGCATTAGGCGTCACTAAGCTGGAGACAACTCAGCTTAATGAAAATTATGCTGCATCTCCTCCGTTGACTCCTATCTCGTTAGCACATGCTAATGCAGTTATAACATCTCCTAGAGCAAGCACTCTTAGTGGAACATAA